One stretch of Clavibacter michiganensis DNA includes these proteins:
- a CDS encoding saccharopine dehydrogenase NADP-binding domain-containing protein, translating to MIAVIGASGAVGRPAVLALRALSDEPLRLGGRREAPLRELADEAGGEVETVTVDLMDDDALARFCRGADVVVHCAAPAFAFGDRIAAAAHEAGADYVDVCGEEPVRAGLVARGLADVAVRDGRRAVVSTGVVPGLSGLLPRLAAQGLRGPLRLRGWVGGVEACSPGVALDVPLSLAAGGPGSTAYGTPLAAWSGGRRVERALRAEEDATAPFFAGRVALQPYLSAETERIARGTGFAEAEWWNVHPGPAVRDALNRLPALLAGDDGATAAADALIRAGDLDLLGTRPFHVLAVSVRGTDAEGVTVERAIVLHSDDSYVLAGHLAAITVREIRAGTVPAGVGFAHDVLDPQRVLDLVAASGASTVTRIDDAGDAGDAGEMVEEDL from the coding sequence GTGATCGCGGTCATCGGCGCGTCCGGCGCCGTCGGGCGACCCGCGGTGCTCGCCCTCCGCGCCCTGTCCGATGAGCCGCTCCGGCTCGGCGGGCGTCGCGAGGCGCCGCTCCGCGAGCTCGCCGACGAGGCGGGCGGCGAGGTCGAGACCGTGACCGTCGACCTGATGGACGACGACGCGCTCGCGCGCTTCTGCCGCGGCGCCGACGTGGTGGTGCACTGCGCCGCCCCCGCCTTCGCGTTCGGCGACAGGATCGCGGCCGCCGCCCACGAGGCGGGCGCCGACTACGTGGACGTCTGCGGCGAGGAGCCCGTGCGCGCGGGCCTCGTCGCGCGCGGCCTCGCCGACGTCGCCGTGCGCGACGGCCGCCGCGCGGTCGTCTCGACCGGCGTGGTCCCCGGCCTCTCGGGCCTCCTGCCGCGGCTCGCCGCCCAGGGGCTGCGCGGCCCTCTCCGCCTGCGCGGCTGGGTGGGCGGGGTCGAGGCGTGCTCCCCCGGGGTCGCGCTCGACGTGCCGCTGTCGCTCGCGGCCGGCGGGCCCGGATCCACCGCGTACGGCACGCCGCTCGCCGCGTGGTCCGGCGGCCGACGGGTCGAGCGCGCGCTCCGCGCGGAGGAGGACGCGACGGCGCCGTTCTTCGCGGGCCGGGTCGCGCTGCAGCCGTACCTGTCGGCGGAGACCGAGCGGATCGCACGCGGCACAGGCTTCGCGGAGGCCGAGTGGTGGAACGTGCACCCGGGTCCGGCCGTGCGCGACGCCCTCAACCGGCTGCCCGCGCTGCTCGCGGGCGACGACGGCGCGACGGCGGCCGCCGACGCGCTCATCCGCGCGGGCGACCTCGACCTGCTCGGCACCCGGCCGTTCCACGTGCTGGCCGTCTCCGTGCGCGGCACCGACGCCGAGGGCGTCACGGTCGAGCGCGCGATCGTGCTGCACAGCGACGACAGCTACGTGCTCGCGGGCCATCTCGCGGCCATCACCGTGCGGGAGATCCGCGCGGGCACCGTGCCCGCGGGCGTCGGCTTCGCGCACGACGTGCTGGATCCGCAGCGCGTCCTCGACCTCGTCGCCGCATCCGGCGCGAGCACCGTCACGCGCATCGACGACGCCGGCGACGCCGGCGACGCGGGCGAGATGGTGGAGGAGGACCTGTGA
- a CDS encoding amino acid adenylation domain-containing protein: MRALADDPGAWDRPVAVDLPDDQRDRRIRVGDTGDPVAPALVHEPLLAAADATPDAPAVIAPDRTLTHDELVRRAAAVAARLRSTGHQPGDRVAIVAARGWEQVVAVVGVLLAGGAYVPVDVAQPRIRRDTVLADAGIRQVLTQEALVGASEDWPVGVERIAVDAIEPAAARPGPDAGRDGVDPADPAYVIYTSGSTGTPKGAILSHHAAHNTLVDIRERFGVGPDDRVLALAGLGFDLSIFDVLGVLGAGGAMVLPDPRRRDDPSHWAALIARHRVTLWNSVPAQARMLQDYRDAVAATGGAADGDGPSTLRLALLSGDWIPVTLPDAMRAGHPELTVVSLGGATEAAIWSVHHVIGEVDRLLPSIPYGTPLRGQRLAVVDHLGRDRPEGVPGEILIRGAGVALGYLGDAERTRERFGVDPATGDREYRTGDIGRYLPDGSIELLGREDAQVKIRGYRIELAEIQAAVLAHPGVADCAVQVAEGTAGRHLVGLVQPERIAPADTPDDRAPGDAARAALAVAAADVDTAALGAFLAQFDEHALRVIERTLAAAGALVDEEAPVNADEVAGLLRASDAHRVVVRRWLRALERRGRIARDADGRYRGALSADPERVARAWARVEEAEREIRWSAELLRHVQASSLALADLVSGDLDIAELLYPGAPSDAIGAAYRDNLGVRLLTAALTAAVVALADRHEARGLGADEPLRILEVRGGVGGAADQLIPALAGRAVEYVFTDPSMFHVGEARERHPDRPGVRFQAFDPAADPLSQGQRPNSYDVVICSNGLHGVPDVPAALRRLEGLLAPHGHLAVIESTREDNPPLMIATDFMEVRAGGPADARLADEALLFAADAWRAMLGDLGARGIQQVPADEDPLSGLGQHLLLAQVKADRAPLRAASLRRHAADRLPEYMVPRRWQVLDALPVTANGKVDRAALARLAEDRAPAAAVAAGSDAPRDDVERRLQELWAELLGRPGIGRDDDFFALGGDSLLVARLVGRMREQLPEVVDLEWDVVLRHMLRRPTIAGLAGYVRQAGQGAAGDREAPATPAVSLLSGSGQGPATVLVHAGIGTIMPYRALMTEIRRRSRGTGSLYGVEVPDLDAFLDADPHGLIDRIAAEYARELLATGIRTFHVVGYCLGGLVATEVARALTEAGADVASFTAISSHSPAFRLDDEMVSEYSFAMMIGIDPVDLGFPADPWRIAAAGARILERTPGVMPADGYASLDGEFADIGRAFLDLSRIPRRARIARMCEVVPPASGSYTPEQMTRFFRTFRQSVFAITRYRPDPYAGDITFLRHSGAYPFPGSREAVTDYWEELALGELDIVDIPGDHYDCLSVEHAPRVLSILTRVTGGAVIA, encoded by the coding sequence GTGCGCGCCCTCGCCGACGACCCGGGCGCCTGGGACCGACCGGTCGCCGTCGACCTGCCCGACGACCAGCGCGACCGGCGGATCCGGGTGGGCGACACCGGGGATCCGGTCGCGCCCGCGCTCGTGCACGAGCCGCTCCTCGCCGCCGCCGACGCGACACCCGACGCGCCCGCGGTCATCGCCCCCGACCGCACGCTGACCCACGACGAGCTCGTGCGGCGCGCGGCCGCCGTCGCCGCGCGGCTCCGCTCCACCGGGCACCAGCCGGGCGACCGCGTGGCGATCGTCGCGGCGCGCGGCTGGGAGCAGGTCGTCGCCGTGGTCGGCGTGCTCCTCGCGGGCGGCGCGTACGTGCCCGTGGACGTGGCCCAGCCCCGGATCCGCCGCGACACCGTGCTGGCCGACGCCGGGATCCGGCAGGTGCTCACGCAGGAGGCCCTCGTCGGCGCGTCCGAGGACTGGCCCGTCGGCGTCGAGCGGATCGCGGTCGACGCGATCGAGCCCGCCGCCGCCCGGCCTGGCCCCGACGCCGGGCGCGACGGCGTGGATCCGGCCGACCCCGCCTACGTCATCTACACGTCCGGGTCCACGGGCACCCCCAAGGGCGCGATCCTCTCCCACCACGCCGCGCACAACACGCTCGTGGACATCCGCGAGCGGTTCGGCGTCGGCCCCGACGACCGCGTGCTCGCGCTCGCCGGCCTCGGCTTCGACCTGTCGATCTTCGACGTGCTCGGCGTGCTCGGCGCGGGCGGCGCCATGGTGCTGCCGGACCCGCGGCGGCGCGACGACCCCTCGCACTGGGCCGCGCTCATCGCCCGCCACCGCGTCACCCTCTGGAACTCCGTGCCCGCGCAGGCGCGCATGCTGCAGGACTACCGCGACGCGGTGGCCGCGACCGGCGGCGCGGCGGACGGCGACGGCCCGAGCACGCTGCGGCTCGCGCTCCTCTCGGGCGACTGGATCCCCGTGACCCTGCCCGACGCCATGCGCGCCGGCCACCCCGAGCTCACCGTCGTGAGCCTCGGCGGCGCGACCGAGGCCGCCATCTGGTCGGTGCACCACGTGATCGGCGAGGTCGACCGCCTGCTGCCGAGCATCCCGTACGGCACCCCGCTGCGCGGCCAGCGGCTGGCCGTCGTCGACCACCTCGGGCGCGACCGGCCCGAGGGCGTGCCCGGCGAGATCCTCATCCGCGGCGCGGGCGTGGCGCTCGGGTACCTCGGCGACGCCGAGCGCACGCGCGAGCGCTTCGGGGTGGATCCCGCCACGGGCGACCGCGAGTACCGCACGGGCGACATCGGCCGGTACCTGCCCGACGGGAGCATCGAGCTCCTCGGGCGCGAGGACGCGCAGGTGAAGATCCGCGGCTACCGCATCGAGCTGGCGGAGATCCAGGCCGCCGTGCTCGCGCACCCGGGCGTCGCCGACTGCGCGGTGCAGGTGGCCGAGGGGACCGCGGGCCGGCACCTCGTCGGGCTCGTGCAGCCCGAGCGGATCGCGCCCGCCGACACGCCGGACGACCGCGCGCCCGGTGACGCCGCGCGCGCCGCCCTCGCGGTCGCCGCGGCGGACGTGGACACGGCTGCCCTCGGCGCGTTCCTCGCCCAGTTCGACGAGCACGCGCTCCGCGTGATCGAGCGGACGCTCGCCGCGGCGGGCGCGCTCGTCGACGAGGAGGCACCGGTCAACGCGGACGAGGTCGCCGGCCTCCTGCGCGCGAGCGACGCCCACCGCGTGGTCGTGCGCCGCTGGCTGCGCGCGCTCGAGCGGCGCGGACGCATCGCGCGCGACGCCGACGGACGCTACCGCGGCGCGCTCTCCGCGGATCCGGAGCGGGTCGCGCGCGCCTGGGCCCGGGTGGAGGAGGCCGAGCGGGAGATCCGCTGGAGCGCCGAGCTGCTCCGCCACGTGCAGGCGTCGAGCCTCGCGCTCGCGGACCTCGTGAGCGGCGACCTCGACATCGCGGAGCTGCTCTACCCGGGTGCGCCGAGCGACGCGATCGGCGCGGCCTACCGCGACAACCTCGGCGTGCGGCTGCTCACCGCGGCGCTCACGGCCGCGGTCGTCGCCCTCGCCGACCGGCACGAGGCCCGGGGGCTCGGCGCGGACGAGCCGCTGCGGATCCTCGAGGTGCGCGGCGGCGTGGGCGGCGCGGCCGACCAGCTCATCCCCGCCCTCGCCGGCCGCGCCGTCGAGTACGTGTTCACCGACCCCTCGATGTTCCACGTCGGCGAGGCCCGCGAGCGCCACCCCGACCGGCCCGGCGTGCGGTTCCAGGCCTTCGACCCGGCCGCCGACCCGCTGTCGCAGGGGCAGCGCCCGAACTCCTACGACGTCGTGATCTGCTCCAACGGCCTGCACGGCGTGCCCGACGTGCCCGCGGCGCTCCGGCGGCTGGAGGGGCTCCTCGCCCCGCACGGCCACCTCGCCGTGATCGAGAGCACCCGCGAGGACAACCCGCCGCTCATGATCGCCACCGACTTCATGGAGGTGCGCGCCGGCGGACCCGCCGACGCGCGGCTCGCCGACGAAGCCCTGCTCTTCGCGGCCGACGCGTGGCGGGCGATGCTCGGCGACCTCGGTGCCCGGGGGATCCAGCAGGTGCCGGCGGACGAGGATCCGCTCTCCGGCCTCGGCCAGCACCTCCTGCTCGCGCAGGTGAAGGCCGACCGCGCGCCGCTGCGGGCCGCGTCGCTCCGCCGCCACGCCGCCGACCGCCTGCCGGAGTACATGGTGCCGCGCCGCTGGCAGGTGCTCGACGCGCTGCCGGTCACCGCGAACGGCAAGGTCGACCGTGCTGCGCTCGCCCGGCTCGCGGAGGACCGGGCGCCGGCCGCCGCCGTGGCCGCGGGATCCGACGCGCCCCGCGACGACGTCGAGCGCCGCCTCCAGGAGCTGTGGGCGGAGCTGCTGGGCCGCCCCGGCATCGGCCGCGACGACGACTTCTTCGCGCTCGGCGGCGACTCGCTCCTCGTGGCGCGCCTCGTCGGCCGGATGCGGGAGCAGCTGCCCGAGGTCGTCGACCTCGAGTGGGACGTCGTGCTCCGCCACATGCTCCGCCGGCCGACCATCGCCGGGCTCGCGGGCTACGTCCGGCAGGCCGGGCAGGGCGCGGCGGGCGACCGGGAGGCGCCCGCGACGCCGGCCGTGAGCCTGCTCTCGGGATCCGGCCAGGGACCGGCCACCGTGCTCGTCCACGCCGGGATCGGCACGATCATGCCGTACCGCGCGCTGATGACCGAGATCCGCCGCCGGTCCCGCGGCACCGGCTCGCTGTACGGCGTGGAGGTCCCCGACCTCGACGCCTTCCTCGACGCCGACCCGCACGGCCTCATCGACCGGATCGCCGCGGAGTACGCCCGCGAGCTCCTCGCCACCGGGATCCGCACCTTCCACGTCGTCGGCTACTGCCTCGGCGGCCTGGTCGCCACCGAGGTGGCGCGTGCGCTCACGGAGGCGGGCGCCGACGTGGCGTCCTTCACCGCGATCAGCAGTCACAGCCCCGCGTTCCGGCTCGACGACGAGATGGTGTCGGAGTACTCGTTCGCGATGATGATCGGCATCGACCCCGTCGACCTCGGCTTCCCCGCCGACCCGTGGCGCATCGCCGCGGCGGGCGCGCGCATCCTCGAGAGGACCCCCGGGGTCATGCCCGCGGACGGCTACGCGTCGCTCGACGGCGAGTTCGCCGACATCGGCCGGGCCTTCCTCGACCTGTCGCGCATCCCGCGCCGGGCCCGCATCGCCCGCATGTGCGAGGTCGTGCCGCCGGCGTCCGGCAGCTACACCCCGGAGCAGATGACGCGGTTCTTCCGCACCTTCCGGCAGAGCGTGTTCGCCATCACGCGCTACCGGCCGGATCCGTACGCGGGCGACATCACGTTCCTCCGGCACAGCGGCGCGTACCCGTTCCCGGGCAGCAGGGAGGCGGTGACCGACTACTGGGAGGAGCTCGCGCTCGGCGAGCTCGACATCGTCGACATCCCGGGCGACCACTACGACTGCCTGTCGGTCGAGCACGCGCCGCGCGTGCTGTCGATCCTCACGCGCGTCACGGGCGGGGCGGTGATCGCGTGA